Proteins encoded within one genomic window of Haladaptatus sp. QDMS2:
- a CDS encoding sugar phosphate isomerase/epimerase gives MDIGVLTVPFGDESLADTLAYLADIGVGAVELGCGGNPGDDHLSRDQYLDDEDAQAELHGLLADHDLRMSALATHNNPIHPDDDHAARADEELREAIDLAVQLDVGTVTCFSGLPAGGPNDEVPNWVTAPWPTEHSDAHDYQWEVAIAYWTDLADYADEQGVDVAIEMHPNMLVYEPHGMQRLRDATNERIGANFDPSHLYWQGIDVTEAIRFLGEDDAIHHVHAKDTKVYEANARTKGVFDMTPYDQQTERAWLFRSVGYGHGEAHWKDVVSTLRMVGYDGALSIEHEDALTSSREGLEKAVDVLQRAVFETQPGEAYWAE, from the coding sequence ATGGATATTGGCGTACTCACCGTTCCATTCGGCGACGAATCGCTCGCAGACACCCTCGCGTACTTAGCCGACATCGGCGTCGGGGCCGTCGAACTCGGCTGTGGTGGCAACCCCGGCGACGACCACCTCTCCCGAGACCAGTACCTCGACGACGAGGACGCACAGGCCGAGTTACACGGCCTCCTCGCAGACCACGACCTCCGGATGAGCGCACTCGCGACGCACAACAATCCCATCCACCCGGACGACGACCACGCGGCCCGCGCAGACGAAGAACTGCGCGAAGCCATCGACCTCGCCGTACAACTCGACGTCGGGACCGTCACCTGCTTCTCGGGACTGCCAGCCGGCGGCCCGAACGACGAGGTCCCGAACTGGGTGACCGCGCCGTGGCCGACCGAGCACTCGGACGCCCACGACTACCAGTGGGAGGTCGCCATCGCTTACTGGACCGACCTCGCCGACTACGCGGACGAACAGGGCGTGGACGTGGCCATCGAGATGCACCCGAACATGCTCGTCTACGAACCTCACGGGATGCAACGGCTCCGTGACGCCACGAACGAGCGCATCGGCGCGAACTTCGACCCCTCGCACCTCTACTGGCAGGGCATCGACGTGACCGAGGCCATCCGATTCCTCGGCGAAGACGACGCCATCCACCACGTCCACGCCAAGGACACGAAGGTGTACGAGGCAAACGCCCGGACGAAAGGCGTCTTCGACATGACTCCCTACGACCAGCAGACAGAGCGCGCGTGGCTGTTTCGGTCCGTGGGTTACGGCCACGGTGAGGCCCACTGGAAAGACGTGGTCAGCACCCTCCGGATGGTCGGTTACGACGGCGCACTCAGCATCGAACACGAAGACGCGCTCACGAGTTCCCGCGAAGGCCTCGAAAAGGCCGTCGACGTGCTCCAGCGTGCCGTCTTCGAGACCCAACCCGGCGAGGCGTACTGGGCGGAATGA
- a CDS encoding Gfo/Idh/MocA family protein: MTDSIEAPVNVGIVGLGGIGNHHSERITELGHNIVAGVDVSEPARESFARKYDVDTYASFVELIDTDVEAIVITTPNKYHEKYAVAALEAGYDVLLEKPLAHTLESAERIAQAAHDADGFCMVGFNNRFAPAVEVFKSYQRAGRFGEVNHVEANYVRRRGVPGRGSWFTTKEIAGGGSLIDIGVHAIDLAMYFLDFPEVVEVSGTTHAEFGSRDDYAYLEMWGEDAGASGFDVEDAATALIRCADGKTISLEVAWATNRRKNHGFHIDGSNAGAHFDRETGALEIFETGRAGIDHFSDSTIETTDIDLHKAEDRTFLEAVGTGDPPQRNTVDQALAVQRIIDGIYRSDAEQRAVRLD, translated from the coding sequence ATGACAGACTCTATCGAAGCACCCGTAAACGTCGGTATCGTCGGTCTCGGCGGCATCGGCAATCATCACTCAGAGCGTATCACGGAACTCGGCCACAACATCGTCGCCGGCGTCGACGTGAGCGAACCCGCCCGTGAGTCGTTCGCTCGAAAGTACGACGTCGATACGTACGCGAGTTTCGTCGAACTCATCGACACGGACGTAGAGGCAATCGTCATCACCACCCCGAACAAGTACCACGAGAAGTACGCCGTCGCGGCGCTCGAAGCCGGTTACGATGTGCTCCTCGAGAAGCCACTCGCCCACACGCTCGAAAGCGCAGAGCGAATCGCGCAAGCGGCCCACGACGCAGACGGCTTCTGCATGGTCGGCTTCAACAACCGCTTTGCGCCCGCCGTGGAGGTGTTCAAATCCTACCAGCGAGCAGGGCGCTTTGGCGAGGTGAACCACGTCGAGGCGAACTACGTCCGCCGACGTGGCGTGCCAGGACGCGGGTCGTGGTTCACGACCAAGGAAATCGCCGGTGGCGGGTCGCTCATCGACATCGGCGTCCACGCCATCGACCTCGCGATGTACTTTCTGGACTTCCCCGAGGTGGTTGAAGTTTCGGGCACGACCCACGCCGAGTTCGGGTCGCGCGACGACTACGCCTACTTGGAGATGTGGGGCGAAGACGCCGGCGCGAGTGGGTTCGACGTCGAAGACGCGGCTACCGCACTCATCCGGTGTGCCGACGGCAAGACCATCTCGCTCGAAGTCGCGTGGGCGACCAACCGGCGGAAGAATCACGGCTTCCACATCGACGGTTCGAACGCCGGGGCGCACTTCGACCGCGAGACCGGCGCCCTCGAAATCTTCGAGACCGGGCGGGCCGGCATCGACCACTTCTCGGATTCGACCATCGAGACGACCGACATCGACCTTCACAAGGCAGAAGACCGTACGTTCCTGGAGGCGGTGGGGACCGGCGACCCACCGCAGCGAAACACGGTCGACCAGGCGCTCGCAGTCCAGCGAATCATCGACGGCATCTACCGCTCTGACGCAGAACAGCGGGCCGTCCGACTCGACTGA
- a CDS encoding ABC transporter ATP-binding protein: protein MGKVTLDSVAKQYSDVVAVDDVNLEIEDGEFVTLVGPSGCGKSTTLETIAGLTMPSDGEIAIAGHEVTNLPPKDRGIAMVFQNIALFPHMDVYDNISFGLRLRKYDKAEIDRRVERAAEIVQLEGMLDRMPDEMSGGQRQRVAIARAIVREPAVFLMDEPLANLDAKLRVHMRTELQRLHKELDTTIIYVTHDQAEAMTMSDRIAVLNDGELQQCAPPLDCYNEPANRFVAGFIGSPSMNFLDGTVHGDTLETEVFDVSLDDAPLDADEGDQFTFGVRPEDVHLAEAAGDVPAKTEPIAMETDVLEPMGDEIFVYLTPEGRSVEGMDPDADSQLLMSVDPDADIEADERVEVVIDRTRAHLFSGKTGDALLHGLPGGDGWISGDQMEGR from the coding sequence ATGGGAAAAGTCACACTCGATAGCGTAGCAAAGCAGTACAGCGACGTCGTCGCCGTCGACGATGTGAACCTAGAAATCGAAGACGGCGAGTTCGTCACGCTCGTCGGACCGTCTGGCTGTGGCAAATCGACCACGCTCGAAACGATCGCCGGGCTGACGATGCCGTCAGACGGCGAGATTGCCATCGCCGGTCACGAGGTCACGAACCTCCCGCCAAAGGACCGGGGCATCGCGATGGTGTTCCAGAACATCGCGCTGTTCCCCCACATGGACGTCTACGACAACATCTCGTTTGGCCTCCGCCTTCGCAAGTACGACAAGGCGGAAATCGACCGCCGCGTCGAACGTGCCGCGGAAATCGTCCAGCTGGAAGGGATGTTAGACCGGATGCCCGACGAGATGTCCGGCGGCCAGCGCCAGCGCGTCGCCATCGCCCGCGCCATCGTGCGCGAACCCGCCGTGTTCCTGATGGACGAACCGCTCGCGAATCTGGACGCCAAACTCCGCGTCCACATGCGGACGGAACTCCAGCGATTGCACAAGGAACTCGACACGACTATCATCTACGTCACCCACGACCAGGCTGAAGCGATGACGATGTCGGACCGCATCGCCGTGTTGAACGACGGCGAACTCCAGCAATGTGCGCCCCCGCTCGACTGTTACAACGAACCGGCAAACCGGTTCGTCGCCGGGTTCATCGGGTCGCCGAGCATGAACTTCCTCGACGGGACGGTTCACGGCGACACGCTCGAAACCGAGGTGTTCGACGTCTCACTCGACGATGCACCGCTCGACGCCGACGAAGGCGACCAGTTTACTTTCGGCGTGCGTCCGGAGGACGTGCACCTCGCCGAAGCCGCCGGTGACGTGCCCGCCAAAACGGAGCCGATAGCGATGGAGACGGACGTGCTCGAGCCGATGGGCGACGAGATTTTCGTCTACCTCACGCCGGAGGGTCGCTCGGTCGAGGGCATGGACCCGGATGCAGATTCGCAACTCCTGATGAGCGTCGACCCGGACGCCGACATCGAGGCCGACGAGCGCGTCGAAGTCGTCATCGACCGAACGCGAGCGCACCTCTTCTCCGGAAAGACCGGAGACGCGCTCCTACACGGACTGCCCGGCGGCGACGGCTGGATTTCGGGCGACCAGATGGAGGGACGCTGA
- a CDS encoding carbohydrate ABC transporter permease codes for MSQDTDTTPTTDTADLKRGPFESWVNRSISNPENVYQAMFYLVTGFFLVTTLFPFYWLVVLALTPNEQIVDMGLLPKGTNVGAFVEVFQAIPFHRFVINSLLIATATTIIVLVLASLAGYVFGRLDFPGKKPLMLVILAISYFPPAAFLLPLFSLFTGGKALYFQTSAITIGLQSPDLYNSPWPMVMPFSALFLPLSIFILTTFYGQIPDGLEDAARIEGTTRLGALARVIVPLSAPGIATAGVLTFITVYNEYFFSSLMTNGAWQNWAPIVEGILGYRGHHETPYNLMAAASIVGVLPVAILVVVAQEKIVSGLTSGALKE; via the coding sequence ATGTCACAGGATACAGACACCACACCCACAACCGACACCGCAGATCTAAAACGCGGCCCGTTCGAGTCGTGGGTCAACCGCTCGATATCGAATCCAGAAAACGTCTATCAGGCGATGTTCTACCTCGTGACCGGCTTTTTCCTCGTCACGACGCTGTTCCCGTTCTACTGGCTCGTCGTCCTCGCGCTCACGCCGAACGAGCAAATCGTGGACATGGGCCTCCTACCGAAGGGAACCAACGTCGGCGCGTTCGTCGAGGTGTTCCAGGCAATACCGTTCCACCGGTTCGTCATCAACAGCCTGCTCATCGCCACGGCGACGACCATCATCGTCCTCGTGCTCGCGAGCCTCGCGGGCTACGTGTTCGGCCGCCTCGACTTCCCGGGGAAGAAGCCACTCATGCTCGTCATCCTGGCCATCTCCTATTTCCCGCCCGCGGCGTTCCTGTTGCCGCTGTTCTCGCTGTTCACCGGCGGGAAGGCGCTCTACTTCCAGACGTCCGCCATTACCATCGGCCTCCAGAGTCCGGACCTCTACAACTCCCCGTGGCCGATGGTGATGCCGTTCAGCGCGCTGTTCTTGCCGCTGTCTATCTTCATCCTCACCACGTTCTACGGCCAGATTCCGGACGGCCTAGAGGACGCCGCGAGAATCGAAGGGACGACCCGACTCGGCGCACTCGCCCGCGTCATCGTGCCCCTCTCTGCACCCGGCATTGCAACTGCTGGCGTGCTCACGTTCATCACTGTCTACAACGAGTATTTCTTCTCCTCGCTGATGACCAACGGCGCCTGGCAGAACTGGGCACCCATCGTCGAGGGGATTCTCGGCTACCGCGGCCACCACGAGACGCCGTACAATCTCATGGCCGCCGCGAGCATCGTCGGCGTGCTCCCCGTCGCCATTCTCGTCGTCGTCGCACAGGAAAAAATCGTGAGCGGCCTCACCTCGGGGGCACTCAAGGAGTGA
- a CDS encoding carbohydrate ABC transporter permease has protein sequence MEGLSETQFAYLLLTPALLLLAVIALWPLLSTFRMSLFADNLTGSAQLGSFVGLQNYVELFTGQKSYALPAPFLPKLTGTFPYVTGWFTTALGATLVFTVVSVFFETIIGFGQALVLDQDFTGRRWVRVAIIIPWAVPVVIQGMIFYLLFQPNIGFLIGDAQQTILQQLGIFGKTPLANAGETMLIIIVADVWKTSAFMALLILAGLQSIDRNLYEVARVAGASKWQQFKLITLPLVLPTVLIAMLFRTIAAMRVYGIIDSVSSCQTVPSLSCMVVAGFSQRQIGTAATVAFVTAAIIGVAVSVYIAKFARSSVGGD, from the coding sequence ATGGAGGGGTTAAGCGAGACGCAGTTCGCCTACCTCCTGCTCACGCCGGCGTTGCTGTTGCTCGCCGTCATCGCGCTCTGGCCGCTGCTCAGCACGTTCCGCATGTCGCTGTTCGCGGACAACCTCACCGGGTCGGCCCAACTCGGCTCGTTCGTCGGCCTCCAGAACTACGTCGAACTGTTCACCGGACAGAAATCCTACGCACTGCCCGCGCCGTTCCTGCCGAAGCTGACGGGGACGTTCCCGTACGTCACGGGCTGGTTCACGACGGCACTCGGCGCGACGCTCGTGTTCACCGTGGTGAGCGTCTTCTTCGAGACCATCATCGGCTTCGGTCAGGCGCTCGTTCTGGACCAGGACTTTACGGGCCGTCGGTGGGTTCGCGTCGCCATCATCATCCCGTGGGCCGTGCCCGTCGTCATCCAGGGGATGATTTTCTACCTGCTGTTCCAGCCGAACATCGGCTTCCTCATCGGCGACGCTCAGCAGACGATTCTCCAGCAACTCGGCATCTTCGGCAAGACGCCGCTCGCTAACGCGGGCGAGACGATGCTCATCATCATCGTCGCCGACGTGTGGAAGACCTCGGCGTTCATGGCCCTGCTCATCCTCGCGGGCCTCCAGAGCATCGACCGCAACCTGTACGAAGTCGCTCGCGTGGCCGGCGCGTCGAAGTGGCAACAGTTCAAGCTGATTACGCTCCCGCTCGTGTTGCCGACGGTCCTCATCGCGATGCTGTTTCGCACCATCGCGGCGATGCGGGTGTACGGCATCATCGATTCCGTGTCGAGTTGCCAGACCGTGCCGTCACTTTCCTGTATGGTCGTCGCGGGGTTCAGCCAGCGACAGATTGGCACGGCCGCGACCGTCGCGTTCGTGACCGCCGCCATCATCGGCGTCGCTGTCTCCGTGTACATCGCGAAGTTCGCTCGCAGTTCGGTCGGAGGTGACTAA
- a CDS encoding extracellular solute-binding protein gives MVDGSQNQRRRRLSRREFVKYTGAAGTVAGVAGCITTDPKEGANQNKPKGNGGDTETPIDTTAPTEEVTVQWAADSRMKDNAPKVKAALHEAGLPDNITVDILAGSQVTDKRQSQYQQWLRAGQSEPDLLMMDSGWTIPFIARGQLQNLSATLPAEMIDPVENEYLPRMVESAKMDGDLYGIPLFPSVATILYRKDLVKEAGYDPEGENWAKEGMSWKQFSEVISKTKEQTGTKYGFSFQAKVYEGLACCTFPEFMHSWGGAYFGGTQNLFGPVGERPITVDEKPVNDALRMIRTFVHGADDEHAMEGYAGGFAPNAVLQWSEEPSRKPFTNGQAVAHRNWAYAIKINGKEEAFGEDLGIMPIPHAVSESESNYENIGGHTSSLGGWHVSMNPNSKKKAASLQVIKALMNEQFRLDLLEIMGLLPPIPSLFNSEKAKEVPVMGRYMDTLKIAAENSIPRPTTVVWPQQKGKIADRINACIAGEVAPEDATEEIKSSLETIEQKAGQGE, from the coding sequence ATGGTAGATGGTAGCCAGAATCAACGTCGTCGCAGGCTCTCGCGCCGAGAGTTCGTGAAGTACACGGGCGCTGCCGGGACAGTCGCGGGCGTCGCCGGGTGCATCACTACCGACCCGAAAGAGGGTGCAAATCAGAATAAACCGAAAGGAAACGGGGGCGATACCGAAACCCCCATCGACACGACCGCGCCGACGGAGGAGGTGACCGTCCAGTGGGCCGCAGACTCCCGGATGAAGGACAACGCACCAAAGGTGAAGGCGGCGCTCCACGAAGCGGGCCTTCCCGACAACATCACCGTCGACATCCTCGCCGGATCGCAGGTTACGGACAAGCGCCAGTCTCAGTACCAGCAGTGGTTGCGTGCGGGACAGAGCGAGCCGGACCTCCTGATGATGGACAGCGGATGGACGATTCCGTTCATCGCCCGGGGGCAGTTACAGAACCTCTCTGCGACGCTCCCCGCGGAGATGATAGATCCGGTCGAAAACGAGTACCTCCCGCGGATGGTCGAGTCCGCGAAGATGGACGGCGACCTCTACGGGATTCCGCTGTTTCCCTCCGTGGCGACCATTCTGTACCGAAAAGACCTCGTGAAGGAAGCGGGGTACGATCCGGAGGGTGAAAACTGGGCAAAAGAGGGTATGTCATGGAAGCAGTTCTCGGAAGTTATCTCCAAAACGAAAGAACAGACAGGGACCAAGTACGGCTTTTCCTTCCAGGCGAAGGTGTACGAAGGGCTCGCGTGCTGTACCTTCCCCGAGTTCATGCACAGCTGGGGTGGCGCGTACTTCGGCGGGACGCAGAACCTGTTTGGCCCGGTCGGCGAACGCCCCATCACGGTGGACGAGAAACCGGTCAACGACGCACTGCGCATGATTCGGACGTTCGTTCACGGCGCGGACGACGAACACGCGATGGAAGGCTACGCGGGCGGGTTCGCCCCGAACGCCGTCCTCCAGTGGTCGGAGGAACCATCGCGAAAGCCCTTCACGAACGGCCAGGCGGTCGCCCACCGCAACTGGGCCTACGCCATCAAGATAAACGGCAAGGAGGAAGCGTTCGGCGAGGACCTCGGCATCATGCCGATTCCCCACGCCGTGAGCGAATCCGAGTCGAACTACGAGAACATCGGCGGGCACACCTCCTCGCTTGGCGGGTGGCACGTCTCGATGAATCCGAATTCGAAAAAGAAGGCCGCTTCGTTGCAAGTCATTAAGGCGCTCATGAACGAGCAGTTCCGCCTCGATTTACTGGAAATCATGGGGTTGTTGCCACCGATTCCGTCGCTGTTCAACTCGGAGAAGGCAAAGGAGGTCCCCGTCATGGGCCGGTACATGGACACCCTCAAAATCGCCGCGGAGAACTCCATCCCGCGTCCGACGACGGTCGTCTGGCCCCAGCAGAAGGGGAAGATTGCAGACCGGATAAACGCCTGTATCGCCGGCGAAGTCGCACCCGAGGACGCAACCGAGGAAATCAAATCGTCGCTCGAAACGATCGAGCAGAAAGCGGGTCAGGGCGAGTAA
- a CDS encoding Xaa-Pro peptidase family protein, producing MEHRDRLDAYLATRDLEELWFAHPASFAWLTGGDNVVDAHAPVGVAAAGYDGDHVEVVTNTIEAERLATEELPSETLVTAYDWHEWSLAEMVQAQSNAPAAADFDVPGFDSLDASALRQPLTEADVARYRSLGRDTAAAVESVCRDTDSEMTEQAVVADLRHTLAQRGIDAPVALVGSGSRAPRYRHYTPTETALGSYALVSVTATRDGLYASTTRTVAFDPPEWLQRRHEQAARVQTTALAATRETGRDGGTAGAVFSDIQAAYARLGHDGEWEHHHQGGAAGYAGREWIATPDFDEPVSLPMAYAWNPTIQGAKSEDTWLVTEDGFECLTRTGEWETTRRDAVGYDCRLDHPDILTRA from the coding sequence ATGGAACACCGCGACCGCCTCGACGCGTACCTCGCCACACGCGACCTCGAGGAACTCTGGTTCGCCCACCCGGCCTCGTTCGCGTGGCTGACCGGCGGAGACAACGTCGTGGACGCCCACGCTCCCGTCGGCGTCGCCGCCGCCGGCTACGACGGCGACCACGTCGAAGTGGTCACGAACACCATCGAGGCAGAGCGCCTCGCGACCGAAGAACTCCCCTCCGAGACGCTCGTCACGGCCTACGACTGGCACGAGTGGTCGCTCGCCGAGATGGTCCAGGCCCAGTCGAACGCCCCAGCAGCCGCCGACTTCGACGTTCCCGGGTTCGATTCACTGGACGCGAGTGCCCTGCGCCAACCACTCACCGAGGCAGACGTGGCCCGCTACCGGTCGCTCGGACGGGACACCGCCGCCGCCGTCGAGTCGGTCTGTCGCGACACCGACTCAGAGATGACCGAACAGGCCGTGGTGGCGGACCTCCGCCACACACTCGCCCAGCGGGGAATCGACGCTCCCGTCGCGCTCGTCGGTAGCGGGTCGCGTGCACCGCGCTACCGCCACTACACGCCAACCGAGACAGCACTTGGCTCGTACGCGCTCGTCTCCGTGACCGCAACGCGCGACGGACTCTACGCGAGCACCACCCGGACCGTCGCATTCGACCCGCCTGAATGGCTGCAACGTCGCCACGAACAGGCGGCCCGTGTCCAGACCACCGCCCTCGCCGCGACCCGCGAGACCGGCCGAGATGGGGGGACGGCTGGTGCGGTGTTTTCGGACATTCAAGCCGCCTACGCCCGTCTTGGACACGACGGCGAGTGGGAACACCACCATCAGGGCGGCGCGGCGGGCTACGCGGGCCGCGAGTGGATTGCGACGCCGGACTTCGACGAACCGGTGTCTCTGCCCATGGCCTACGCCTGGAATCCGACGATTCAGGGCGCAAAAAGCGAGGACACGTGGCTCGTGACCGAAGACGGCTTCGAGTGCCTCACCCGTACCGGCGAGTGGGAGACGACGCGACGCGACGCCGTCGGGTACGACTGCCGACTCGACCACCCGGACATCCTCACCCGCGCGTGA
- a CDS encoding GNAT family N-acetyltransferase: protein MFPEEFETERLRFVQVSLDTVDPLELYPYHSTEEGIEEATQYMSWNPHQTLKDTWDFVKQVGDAVEAGNGAVYALYPKESENGAGEFAGTTGLHCDWDKHTARFGIWLRKTFWGRGYSGERATKLMEIAFEDLDLDLVAVEHAVENEKSRRAIEKYVAAHGGRLDGMIRNHLVLDGEPHDGLRYSISREEWEASR, encoded by the coding sequence ATGTTCCCCGAGGAATTCGAGACCGAGCGCCTGCGATTCGTTCAGGTCTCTCTCGACACGGTTGACCCCCTCGAACTCTACCCCTATCACTCGACGGAGGAAGGTATCGAGGAGGCGACCCAGTACATGTCGTGGAACCCCCACCAGACGCTCAAGGACACGTGGGATTTCGTGAAGCAGGTCGGTGACGCCGTCGAGGCCGGAAACGGCGCCGTATACGCCCTCTACCCGAAAGAATCAGAGAATGGGGCGGGTGAGTTCGCGGGCACGACTGGCCTCCACTGCGACTGGGACAAGCACACCGCCCGGTTCGGTATCTGGCTCAGAAAGACGTTCTGGGGCCGGGGCTACTCCGGCGAGCGGGCAACGAAACTCATGGAGATTGCCTTCGAGGACTTGGACCTGGACCTCGTCGCCGTCGAACACGCCGTCGAGAACGAAAAATCGAGGCGCGCCATCGAAAAGTACGTCGCCGCCCACGGTGGTCGCCTCGACGGAATGATTCGAAACCACCTCGTCCTCGACGGCGAACCCCACGACGGGCTGCGCTACAGCATCTCGCGCGAGGAGTGGGAGGCGAGCAGATGA
- a CDS encoding GNAT family N-acetyltransferase yields MSHLFPDELKSERLTFHRLSRDNLSVREFYDACKQSPEMETVTEYMPWEPHQTMKPSREFLERREKLWDEGDEATYFIVPKAGEDGAGEFAGVATLHCHWDRRVGGLGTWLKKAYWGRGYSGERAGVLMELAFERLDLDYVEVTHHAENTKSQRAIEKYMAAHGGQQDAILRNWLPYSDHVADEVYYSVSQDQWREAVSAES; encoded by the coding sequence ATGAGCCACCTGTTCCCGGACGAACTGAAGTCAGAACGCCTCACCTTCCACAGACTCAGCCGTGACAACCTCTCGGTTCGGGAATTCTACGACGCCTGCAAGCAATCCCCGGAGATGGAGACAGTGACCGAGTACATGCCGTGGGAACCCCACCAGACGATGAAGCCGAGTCGCGAGTTCCTCGAACGCCGCGAGAAGTTATGGGACGAGGGCGACGAGGCGACGTACTTCATCGTCCCGAAGGCTGGCGAAGACGGCGCGGGCGAGTTCGCGGGCGTGGCGACGCTCCACTGCCACTGGGACCGCCGCGTCGGCGGCCTCGGAACGTGGTTGAAAAAGGCCTACTGGGGGCGGGGCTACTCCGGTGAACGCGCCGGCGTGCTCATGGAACTCGCCTTCGAACGCCTCGACTTGGACTACGTGGAGGTCACCCACCACGCGGAGAACACGAAATCACAACGGGCCATCGAGAAGTACATGGCCGCCCACGGCGGTCAGCAGGACGCCATCCTGCGAAACTGGTTGCCCTACTCCGACCACGTCGCAGACGAGGTGTACTACTCGGTGAGTCAGGACCAGTGGCGCGAGGCGGTCTCGGCGGAATCATGA
- a CDS encoding GNAT family N-acetyltransferase — protein sequence MRSLFPTRAESDRLRYEPLHESRSPMELYELHRSGELDAVMRPLGDRVHETPKQSLDELTAVREKWESGDRATYAIVQRADDEFVGVAELWLEWDKRTASFGTWIRKPFWGQGYSGERAGVLLAIAFDWLDLAFVSVGHEPDNDQSRRAIEKYVAAYGGQQDAVLRNWLPPGDTGGPRDLRTYSISQLQWREAVTEAELAKLQLER from the coding sequence ATGAGGTCCCTGTTCCCGACCCGTGCCGAAAGCGACAGGCTTCGCTACGAACCGCTCCACGAGTCGCGTTCGCCGATGGAGTTGTACGAACTGCATCGCTCCGGCGAACTGGACGCGGTGATGCGTCCGCTCGGAGACCGCGTTCACGAAACGCCAAAACAGAGCCTCGACGAACTGACCGCCGTCCGCGAGAAGTGGGAGTCGGGCGACCGCGCGACCTACGCCATCGTGCAGCGGGCTGACGACGAGTTCGTCGGCGTCGCGGAACTCTGGCTGGAGTGGGACAAACGCACGGCGTCGTTCGGCACGTGGATTCGGAAACCGTTCTGGGGGCAGGGCTACTCCGGCGAACGCGCTGGCGTTCTGCTCGCCATCGCGTTCGACTGGCTCGATTTAGCCTTCGTGTCCGTCGGCCACGAACCCGACAACGACCAGTCGAGACGGGCCATCGAGAAGTACGTCGCCGCCTACGGGGGACAACAGGACGCCGTCTTGCGAAACTGGCTCCCACCAGGCGACACCGGCGGCCCCCGCGACCTGCGCACCTACAGCATCTCGCAGTTGCAGTGGCGCGAGGCTGTTACGGAGGCGGAACTGGCGAAGCTTCAGCTCGAACGCTAG
- a CDS encoding GNAT family N-acetyltransferase, which produces MIRPYDPATDRDGFWALKRQFELGLGSETGGDDKLELYEGKLTDEYRERYLSWAARCCESDERCITVAEVDGELVGYVFVLPETMAMIWDAAVLNELFVAEAHRGTGVADDLMAGALALARDQDLPLDRIVLDVDRQNDRAQAFYDRHEFAHWGELVCREL; this is translated from the coding sequence ATGATTCGACCGTACGACCCCGCAACCGACCGCGATGGGTTCTGGGCACTGAAACGACAGTTCGAACTCGGCCTCGGCAGCGAGACCGGTGGCGACGACAAACTGGAGCTGTACGAGGGAAAACTCACCGACGAGTACCGAGAGCGGTATCTGTCGTGGGCGGCGCGGTGCTGCGAGTCTGACGAACGCTGCATCACCGTCGCCGAGGTGGACGGCGAACTCGTCGGCTACGTGTTCGTCCTCCCCGAGACGATGGCGATGATCTGGGACGCCGCGGTGCTCAACGAACTGTTCGTCGCCGAAGCACACCGGGGCACGGGCGTCGCCGACGACCTGATGGCGGGAGCACTGGCGCTTGCCCGCGATCAGGACCTCCCACTCGACCGAATCGTCCTCGACGTGGACCGTCAAAACGACCGGGCGCAAGCGTTCTACGACCGCCACGAGTTCGCCCACTGGGGCGAACTGGTCTGTCGGGAGTTGTAG